From the genome of Lysinibacter sp. HNR:
TCGCTGGGGAGGCGCACGAGCGGTGTCACGGGATAGGCCGACATTGCGTAGAGCTGAGCAAGCACGGACTCCAGACTGTTGGGCGAGTGCTCCACGTCGATAAGTATCCAGTCACACCCGCTACCTGCAACTATCTCGGCCACAACCGGGTTGGCAGAACACACCCACAGTCCGAGGAGTGCCCGATCGGAAGAGGCCAGGTGATCTCGCAGGGTAGCGGGGAGGTCTAGACGAATCGGCATGTCACCGACCCCAATTGCCCGTAGTCCGCGTGTATTGTGTCGCCGCGCTCGACCCACACGGGGCGAGTGAAGGAACCCGCCAGGATAATCTCGCCCGCGCCGAGTGACTGCCCGTGCTGGGCGAGTTTGTCGGTGAGCCAGGCAACCCCCATTGCTGGATGACCCAGCACGGCGGCGGCAACCCCCGACTCCTCGATTGTTTCGTTGCGATAGAGGAGAGCGGATACCCAGCGCAGGTCGATCTCATCCACTCTGACCGGACGTCCCCCCAGGACCATCGCGCCCATCGCGGCGTTATCACTGATGGTGTCGATGATGGTGCGACCCTCAAGCTCGAGGCGTGAGTTGAGCACCTCAATCGCGGGCACCACATAGGCGGTCGCGTCGAGAACATCAAAGATGGTGGTGTGGCGGCCGGTAAGAGGCTTGGAGAGAACAAACGCCAGCTCTACCTCGATGCGGACGTTTGAAAAACGGTTGAACTCTATGGTCGAGCCCGTTTGATAGACCATATCGTCGTGGATAACACCGTAGTCGGGTTCGGTGATTCCCGTGGCGACCTGCATAGCCCTCGAGGTGAGGCCAATCTTGTGGCCGACCAATCTGGCACCGTGTGCGACGCGGCGATCCGACCACACTTTTTGTATAGCGTACGAGTCTTCGATAACCATATCGGGATAACGCGCGGTGAGGCGCGGCAGGGTTATGCGTTCGCGATCAGCTCGTACAAGCTCATCGGCGATAGTCTCAATCTGAGTGCGGTTGAGCACGTATCCTCCACTTCGTCGGGTAGTGTTCAAATCGTATACGATCTGCAAGAGGCGGCAACAGTATTCTCGAAAAAATATTTGGCAGCGGAGATGCTTCTCCCCCTATGTGACACGTGCCGATGTGACCCATAGGCCGGGTCTACATGCTGATAACCTGAGGTTCCGAAACCGCCTTCAGGCCCTCTACCCCAAATTCACGACCGTAGCCCGAGTGCTTAACCCCGCCAAAGGGCACCATCGGGTTGAGCGTGCCGTGCGCGTTAATCCACACGGTTCCCGAGTGGATACGCGCGGCAATCTCTCTGGCCCGCTCTCGATTCGCGGACCACACCGAAGCCCCCAGTCCAACTTCAAGCTCGTTGGCCAGGCCAATAACTTCGTCAAGATCGGTATAACGGATGATCGGTAGTGCCGGACCAAATTGCTCCTCCACAACCAGGTCGTTGTGGGGGTCGATATCGGTGACGAGGGTGGCGGGATAAAAATTGCCCACGGCCTCCCTGTTCGGGTCGCCACCCAGAACGACCCGAGCCCCCGAGGCCCTGGCCGACTCTACTAGGCGGTCAACAATCTCGTACTGCGCCCGATTCTGCAGGGGGCCCAAGACGTTCTGTTCCTCAAGACCTCTGCCCATGGGAACATTTTTGGCAAACGCGGTGAGTTCTGCGACCACCTCGTCGTAGACTGAATCGTGCACGTAGAGCCGTTTCATGGCGGCACAGGTTTGTCCCGTATTAATAAATGCACCCCAAAACAGGCCCTCGGCGATTTCCTTGGGATTGACATCGGGGAGCACAATCCCCGCATCGTTCCCCCCGAGCTCGAGCGTGAGCCGCGTGACGTTGTTTGCGCTCGCCGCGATGATTTTCTTGCCTACCGGGGTAGAACCGGTAAACATGATCTTTCCGATTGCGGGGTGGGTAACCATTGCTTCGCCCACGGTGCGGCCGGGACCTGCAACCACACTGAGCACACCCTCGGGAAGTACCTGATTGAGCACGGAAGCCAGGGCGAGGCCCGAGAGTGTTGTGGTTTCAGCTGGTTTGGTGATGACGGTGTTGCCCATGCGCAGTGACGGGGCTATCTGCCAGATCGCTATCATCATGGGCCAGTTCCACGGGGCGATTGCGCCAACCACCCCGATGGGGCGATAGTGCATCTCTGCGTAGCTTTCTCCGTCATCCACCAGCACCTCCACTGGGAGCTCGGTGTCGGCCGCGCTGCGTAACCAAACGGCGCAGGCACCAACTTCGAAGCGAGCATTGGGTCCGTTGAGTGGCTTGCCCTGTTCGCGAGAGAGCAGCTCGGCAAGGGCTTCGGCGGACTCTTCAACCGCATCGGCCGCCCGGTGCAGATAGTTTCTGCGTTTTTCGTCGCTGAGGGCGGCCCAGGATATTTGAGCGGACGTGGCCCGTGTAACTGCGGCCTCAAGATCAGGAACACCCTGCACGGGTGCCTGGGATATGAGTTCTCCTGTGGCTGGATCGAAGACGTCTCGTTTTTCGCCGTGTGCGGGCGTGATGGTAGCAATAAGGTCTGTGTAATTTTGCATGGTTCTCCACCTCGAGTCCTGATTTTGTTGATACTAAATCTAGGCGTTTTTTTGGGGAACGGGTTGCTTGTGGGGGTAGTGAGGTTGTCCGAGGGTGAACAGGTGAGAGGCGGCGGTAAACGGGTTACCGCCGCCTGATCGGTTATTGGTAGCTAGCCCTACCTGTGCTTTCTATGTGATCCATCAGCATCACTCCTTAGGGTTGAGCACCCTCAGGAGTTGGACTCGGCAAGATCGTCTGAGCTCCATTGAGGAAGCCTGCTTTTGTTGAGACATAGACGCCGGGCTGGCCGGGCAGGCCACAGACGGATCCGCCCCTGCTCACCACACCGATTTGATAGTAGACGTCTTTGCCGTCTTTGCGTCCCTTTTTGACGAGAGGACCACCGGAATCACCGTGACACCCATTAGCTTTCTCTTTTCCCGCACAAATATTTGCATCGGTGACGGGTTGCATGCCGGGATAGCCGTCCCAGGCAATCTGACACTCGTCGAGGGGAACGAGTGGCACCGTAACCTTTTGGAGTTTGTTAGGAAGGTAAGGGAAATCGGGGTTCGTGTTGCCCCACCCCATAACGGTTGCGAGAGTTCCCGCTCCGAGTAGTGCGTCGGTTCCCGGCGTGGGTAGTGAAACCGGCAAGATACCATCAATGCTCTCGGACAGTACAACGAGCGCTACATCGAGTGATCTATCAGCCTCAACCCTTAGAACCCCGCGAGTCTGTCCAAGAGACGTGTTGTTCAGATCACTGCGCCCAACTGTCACGCTGAGCCGCGAAACG
Proteins encoded in this window:
- the hpaH gene encoding 2-oxo-hept-4-ene-1,7-dioate hydratase, yielding MLNRTQIETIADELVRADRERITLPRLTARYPDMVIEDSYAIQKVWSDRRVAHGARLVGHKIGLTSRAMQVATGITEPDYGVIHDDMVYQTGSTIEFNRFSNVRIEVELAFVLSKPLTGRHTTIFDVLDATAYVVPAIEVLNSRLELEGRTIIDTISDNAAMGAMVLGGRPVRVDEIDLRWVSALLYRNETIEESGVAAAVLGHPAMGVAWLTDKLAQHGQSLGAGEIILAGSFTRPVWVERGDTIHADYGQLGSVTCRFV
- a CDS encoding aldehyde dehydrogenase family protein: MQNYTDLIATITPAHGEKRDVFDPATGELISQAPVQGVPDLEAAVTRATSAQISWAALSDEKRRNYLHRAADAVEESAEALAELLSREQGKPLNGPNARFEVGACAVWLRSAADTELPVEVLVDDGESYAEMHYRPIGVVGAIAPWNWPMMIAIWQIAPSLRMGNTVITKPAETTTLSGLALASVLNQVLPEGVLSVVAGPGRTVGEAMVTHPAIGKIMFTGSTPVGKKIIAASANNVTRLTLELGGNDAGIVLPDVNPKEIAEGLFWGAFINTGQTCAAMKRLYVHDSVYDEVVAELTAFAKNVPMGRGLEEQNVLGPLQNRAQYEIVDRLVESARASGARVVLGGDPNREAVGNFYPATLVTDIDPHNDLVVEEQFGPALPIIRYTDLDEVIGLANELEVGLGASVWSANRERAREIAARIHSGTVWINAHGTLNPMVPFGGVKHSGYGREFGVEGLKAVSEPQVISM
- a CDS encoding serine protease, whose product is MTSHNRRIGCRPQRIRIYGVHSGEWQTYLRGGSLLYSYAVLTAAHCFDHITDVSRLSVTVGRSDLNNTSLGQTRGVLRVEADRSLDVALVVLSESIDGILPVSLPTPGTDALLGAGTLATVMGWGNTNPDFPYLPNKLQKVTVPLVPLDECQIAWDGYPGMQPVTDANICAGKEKANGCHGDSGGPLVKKGRKDGKDVYYQIGVVSRGGSVCGLPGQPGVYVSTKAGFLNGAQTILPSPTPEGAQP